A genomic region of Paenibacillus sp. PL2-23 contains the following coding sequences:
- the rnhA gene encoding ribonuclease HI translates to MKQVMIYTDGACSGNPGPGGWGAVLFYGERRKEISGGEKATTNNRMEIQAVIEGLSLLKEPCEVKVYSDSAYVVNCFQKGWIHGWLRNGWKNSKKDPVENQDLWKRLWELMKQHSVEYVKVKGHSDNEWNNRCDELAREAIKRL, encoded by the coding sequence ATGAAGCAAGTGATGATCTACACGGACGGAGCGTGCTCCGGGAACCCCGGACCTGGCGGCTGGGGCGCGGTGCTGTTCTATGGCGAGCGGCGGAAGGAAATTTCTGGCGGAGAGAAGGCCACGACCAACAATCGGATGGAGATCCAAGCCGTAATCGAGGGCCTTAGCCTGCTGAAGGAGCCGTGCGAGGTCAAAGTATACAGCGACTCCGCATACGTCGTGAATTGCTTCCAGAAGGGATGGATTCACGGCTGGCTGCGGAACGGGTGGAAGAACAGCAAGAAGGACCCTGTCGAAAATCAGGATTTATGGAAACGGCTATGGGAATTGATGAAGCAGCATTCAGTTGAATATGTGAAGGTCAAAGGCCATAGCGACAATGAATGGAACAATCGCTGCGACGAGCTGGCCCGCGAAGCGATCAAAAGGCTGTAG
- the lepB gene encoding signal peptidase I, whose protein sequence is MKEQPTPFLRGWFRTAAAAIALVLLVHYWVFTVSPIHGHSMEPALRENDWVVVNKAIYGLDRPRNGDIVVLAGDDNGYWVKRVAGEPGDRIELAGGRLYRNGQKIDEPYTGEWSGETSYGPIVVEAGSYFVLGDNRGLNASLDSRAIGPVPLDHIKGRVDWIVWPIRSAGPL, encoded by the coding sequence GTGAAGGAGCAGCCAACCCCATTCCTGAGAGGCTGGTTCAGGACAGCGGCAGCAGCGATTGCGCTCGTTCTGCTTGTGCACTATTGGGTGTTCACGGTGTCGCCCATACATGGGCATTCGATGGAGCCAGCTCTACGGGAGAACGACTGGGTCGTGGTCAACAAGGCAATATACGGGCTGGATCGTCCCCGTAACGGGGATATTGTGGTATTGGCAGGCGACGATAACGGGTATTGGGTGAAACGCGTAGCAGGGGAGCCTGGCGATCGTATTGAGCTTGCCGGAGGCAGGCTGTATCGCAACGGCCAGAAGATAGACGAGCCTTATACGGGCGAATGGAGCGGCGAGACGAGCTACGGACCGATTGTTGTGGAGGCGGGCAGTTATTTCGTACTTGGCGATAACCGGGGACTTAACGCAAGCTTGGACAGCAGGGCCATCGGTCCTGTGCCCCTGGATCACATTAAGGGCAGAGTGGACTGGATCGTATGGCCGATCCGGTCTGCGGGTCCATTATAG
- the queG gene encoding tRNA epoxyqueuosine(34) reductase QueG, giving the protein MSDRWEELKQELKRSARELGIDAIGVASADPFTLLKDRLLRHRELGRESGFEEPDLDKRTDPSLLFDKPKSIIAIAVAYPSKLADPPKSEPGERRGIMSRSAWGEDYHKVLRNRLGRLEEWLLERVPEARVESMVDTGALSDRAVAERAGIGWSAKNTMIMSHELGSWIYLGEMITNLPLPPDEPVTEGCGTCTKCIDACPTDALVGPGELDAKKCISFITQTKGMVSDENMRKIGNRLYGCDTCQIVCPVNRGKNWTQHAELQPDNELAKPLLIPLLTIGNREFQERYGQTSSAWRGKKPIQRNAVIALGNFKDKSAVPDLIGVLKKDPRPVLRGTAAWSLGRIGGEEAEQALREAQASEQDEEALEAVIAALSMLES; this is encoded by the coding sequence ATGAGCGATCGTTGGGAAGAGCTGAAGCAGGAGCTGAAGCGTTCAGCCCGGGAGCTCGGCATTGACGCGATTGGCGTTGCTTCCGCTGATCCATTCACGCTGCTGAAGGATAGATTGCTCCGCCATCGGGAGCTGGGCAGGGAATCCGGCTTCGAGGAACCGGATTTGGACAAGCGGACAGACCCTTCTCTGCTGTTCGACAAACCCAAAAGCATAATCGCTATTGCGGTTGCTTATCCCTCCAAGCTGGCGGATCCTCCGAAGTCGGAGCCCGGTGAGCGCCGCGGGATCATGTCGAGGTCCGCGTGGGGCGAGGATTACCACAAGGTGCTTCGGAACCGATTAGGGCGTCTGGAGGAGTGGCTGCTTGAGCGAGTGCCCGAGGCCCGAGTGGAAAGCATGGTGGATACGGGAGCCTTATCGGATCGCGCCGTCGCGGAGCGGGCTGGCATTGGATGGAGCGCCAAAAACACTATGATCATGTCCCATGAGCTGGGCTCCTGGATCTATCTGGGGGAGATGATTACCAACCTTCCGCTGCCGCCGGACGAGCCGGTTACTGAAGGCTGCGGCACTTGTACCAAATGTATAGACGCATGTCCAACAGACGCGCTTGTTGGCCCTGGAGAGCTGGACGCCAAGAAGTGTATTTCATTTATTACGCAAACCAAAGGCATGGTATCGGATGAGAATATGCGCAAGATCGGCAATCGCTTATATGGGTGCGATACGTGCCAAATTGTATGTCCGGTCAATCGGGGCAAAAACTGGACGCAGCATGCCGAGCTGCAGCCCGATAACGAGCTGGCCAAGCCGCTTCTAATTCCGCTGCTCACGATCGGCAACCGGGAGTTCCAGGAGCGGTACGGCCAGACCTCATCGGCGTGGCGGGGCAAAAAGCCGATACAGCGCAATGCCGTTATCGCTCTGGGCAATTTCAAGGACAAGTCGGCTGTGCCGGATTTGATCGGCGTACTCAAGAAGGACCCGCGTCCTGTGCTTCGCGGCACCGCTGCATGGTCGCTGGGCCGAATCGGCGGCGAGGAGGCCGAGCAGGCTTTGCGGGAGGCCCAGGCGAGCGAGCAGGATGAAGAGGCGCTGGAGGCTGTCATAGCGGCTTTGAGCATGCTTGAGTCATAG
- the folE gene encoding GTP cyclohydrolase I FolE, with translation MAGLKDYVNTKVSTNREQIEYHVKEILKLIGEDVEREGLLDTPARVTRMYEEIFAGYEVDAKDVLGVTFDEQHEELVIVRDIVYYSQCEHHMAPFFGKAHIGYIPSGKIAGLSKLARLVEAVTRRLQVQERITSQIADILDEELAPHGVMVVVEGEHLCMCARGVKKPGSKTVTSAVRGEFRTSAALRSEFLALLKQ, from the coding sequence ATGGCGGGCTTAAAGGATTACGTCAACACAAAGGTATCGACCAACCGCGAGCAGATCGAATACCACGTGAAAGAAATATTGAAGCTGATTGGTGAAGACGTCGAGCGTGAAGGTCTGCTGGATACGCCAGCCCGTGTTACACGCATGTACGAGGAAATATTCGCCGGCTACGAGGTGGATGCCAAGGATGTGCTGGGCGTGACGTTCGACGAGCAGCATGAGGAGCTTGTCATCGTGCGGGATATCGTCTATTACAGCCAATGCGAGCATCATATGGCGCCTTTCTTCGGTAAAGCGCATATTGGCTACATTCCAAGCGGTAAGATTGCTGGACTAAGCAAGCTTGCGCGCCTCGTAGAGGCCGTAACGCGCCGTCTGCAGGTGCAGGAGCGCATTACATCGCAAATTGCGGACATATTGGACGAGGAGCTGGCGCCGCACGGCGTAATGGTGGTCGTGGAAGGCGAGCATCTATGCATGTGCGCAAGAGGCGTGAAGAAGCCGGGAAGCAAGACGGTGACGTCGGCGGTTCGTGGTGAATTCCGTACGAGCGCAGCGCTGCGCTCGGAGTTTCTGGCGTTACTGAAGCAATAA
- a CDS encoding YneF family protein, with translation MEWYHIVIPIVTLIVGAIGGFAAGVFYLRKQLEKMQNDPEMIQKMAKQMGYNLNKQQMTRAQNMMKNQKFPRK, from the coding sequence ATGGAATGGTATCATATCGTAATTCCGATTGTGACGCTAATCGTTGGAGCGATCGGCGGATTTGCAGCAGGCGTGTTCTATCTGCGCAAGCAGCTTGAGAAGATGCAGAACGATCCCGAGATGATTCAGAAGATGGCGAAACAAATGGGATATAATCTGAACAAGCAGCAGATGACACGCGCGCAAAACATGATGAAAAACCAAAAATTTCCTCGCAAGTAA